From the Exiguobacterium aurantiacum genome, one window contains:
- a CDS encoding aminotransferase class I/II-fold pyridoxal phosphate-dependent enzyme produces MKLKGATQLETPLFDTLLTHVDTNPIAFHIPGHKGGKGMDPEFRDFIGENALKIDLINIAPLDDLHHPKAAIAEAERLAAEAFRADETFFSVQGTSSAIMAMIMGVVGPNEKIIVPRNVHKSVMSALVLTGAHPVFIHPEYDETYGIAHGITASAVERALEMHPDTKAVLVINPTYFGIAGDLERIVAVAHAQDVPVLVDEAHGVHLPFHDELPLSAMQAGADVAATSVHKLGGSMTGSSILNVRRGLVSPERIHAMLSMITTTSTSYLLLASLDAARRQLATKGEAMNERALTLARTARTAINNMPHLSVYGHAELHSESTYALDETKILVSVRELGITGFEVEKYLRETHRIEVEMSDLLNVLFIVTSADDESTIQALIDGMRDVVSVYDQSGNDSLSIMLPEIPPLALSPRDAFYEETETIPLENAVGRISAEFIMVYPPGIPIIIPGELITTSTLEYIMANIEAGLPVQGLEDESLQMIKVIQQTKAIR; encoded by the coding sequence TTGAAACTTAAAGGTGCTACACAGCTCGAGACACCGCTCTTTGACACGTTGCTCACGCACGTGGACACGAATCCGATCGCATTCCACATCCCAGGCCATAAAGGCGGGAAAGGAATGGACCCTGAGTTCCGCGACTTCATCGGCGAGAACGCTTTGAAGATCGACCTGATCAACATCGCCCCGCTCGATGACCTTCATCATCCGAAAGCGGCGATTGCCGAGGCCGAGCGCCTCGCAGCCGAAGCGTTCCGTGCCGACGAGACGTTCTTCTCAGTTCAAGGGACATCAAGCGCCATCATGGCAATGATCATGGGCGTCGTCGGACCGAACGAGAAGATCATTGTGCCGCGCAACGTCCATAAATCTGTTATGTCCGCGCTCGTCTTGACCGGGGCCCACCCTGTCTTCATTCACCCTGAATATGATGAGACGTACGGGATCGCCCACGGAATCACGGCAAGCGCCGTCGAACGCGCCCTCGAGATGCACCCTGACACGAAAGCGGTCCTCGTCATCAATCCGACGTACTTCGGGATCGCCGGTGATTTAGAACGGATCGTCGCTGTCGCCCACGCCCAGGACGTACCGGTCCTCGTTGATGAGGCACATGGTGTCCATTTGCCGTTCCACGACGAACTCCCGCTCTCGGCAATGCAAGCCGGCGCGGACGTCGCGGCGACGAGCGTCCACAAGCTTGGCGGTTCGATGACGGGAAGTTCGATTTTGAACGTCCGTCGCGGACTCGTCTCACCGGAACGGATTCACGCGATGCTCTCGATGATCACGACGACATCGACATCATACCTCCTCCTCGCGTCGCTCGATGCGGCCCGTCGCCAATTGGCGACGAAAGGGGAAGCGATGAACGAACGTGCCCTCACGCTCGCCCGTACGGCTCGTACGGCCATCAATAACATGCCGCACTTGTCGGTCTACGGTCACGCCGAACTTCATTCAGAGTCCACGTACGCACTCGACGAGACGAAAATTCTCGTCTCGGTCCGCGAGCTCGGGATCACCGGTTTCGAAGTCGAGAAATATTTGCGTGAGACGCACCGCATCGAAGTCGAGATGTCGGATTTGTTGAACGTCTTGTTCATCGTGACGAGCGCCGACGATGAGTCGACGATTCAAGCGTTGATTGACGGGATGCGTGACGTTGTATCGGTCTACGACCAATCTGGAAACGATTCGCTATCGATCATGCTCCCAGAGATTCCACCACTCGCACTCAGCCCACGTGACGCTTTCTACGAGGAGACGGAAACGATCCCCCTCGAGAACGCCGTCGGACGCATCTCGGCCGAGTTCATTATGGTGTATCCGCCTGGAATTCCAATCATCATTCCAGGAGAGCTCATCACGACATCGACACTCGAATACATCATGGCCAACATCGAGGCCGGTTTACCGGTCCAAGGCCTTGAAGACGAGTCGCTCCAAATGATCAAAGTCATCCAACAAACGAAAGCCATCCGCTAA
- a CDS encoding DUF3055 domain-containing protein: protein MAFDEELLYTVSETSRVRFTGIETETSRYDFGFVYTHQFMGKVLVVCMQTGQSALLDVHALEEPRQLYPMLGIALRDTGHVAEFLRLCLNESETESNQTENSPLENM, encoded by the coding sequence ATGGCGTTCGATGAAGAATTGTTATATACCGTCTCTGAGACGAGCCGTGTCCGCTTCACGGGAATCGAAACCGAGACGTCACGTTATGATTTCGGCTTTGTGTATACGCATCAATTCATGGGAAAAGTGCTCGTCGTCTGTATGCAGACCGGACAGTCTGCCCTTCTTGACGTCCACGCGCTCGAAGAACCGAGACAACTCTATCCGATGCTCGGTATCGCTTTGCGCGACACCGGCCACGTCGCCGAGTTTTTACGCCTTTGTCTAAATGAAAGTGAGACTGAATCCAATCAAACAGAAAATTCACCCCTTGAAAATATGTAA
- the aac(6') gene encoding aminoglycoside 6'-N-acetyltransferase, protein MKIRKANEQDCDELVRLMRQLWPDVPEAELIPEVRLGIRSGKMHYFIAETDEPVGFCQLSFRHDYVPGATSSPTAFLEGIYVVETARQQDVATRLVDAASAFARSKGCDELASDTEVENGGSQRFHERIGFREVERTVHYVKKLSRE, encoded by the coding sequence ATGAAGATTCGAAAAGCGAACGAACAAGATTGCGACGAACTGGTGCGACTCATGCGGCAATTATGGCCAGACGTGCCTGAAGCCGAATTGATCCCTGAGGTGCGGCTCGGGATTCGTTCCGGCAAGATGCACTATTTTATTGCGGAAACGGATGAACCGGTCGGCTTTTGTCAGCTCAGCTTCCGGCATGACTACGTCCCAGGAGCGACATCTTCCCCGACTGCCTTCTTAGAAGGGATTTACGTCGTCGAAACCGCGCGGCAACAAGATGTGGCGACACGGCTCGTCGATGCCGCCTCCGCGTTCGCCCGGTCGAAAGGATGCGACGAACTCGCCTCCGACACGGAAGTGGAGAACGGCGGAAGCCAACGGTTCCATGAACGCATCGGCTTCCGAGAAGTCGAACGGACCGTCCATTACGTGAAAAAGCTCTCTCGCGAGTAA
- the lpdA gene encoding dihydrolipoyl dehydrogenase — protein sequence MVVGEFAQETDLLVIGAGPGGYVAAIRGAQLGLKVTIVEKGNFGGVCLNVGCIPSKALITAGHNFQHAKGHSSMGITSDNVSVDFTKVQDWKQSVVNKLTGGVKGLLKGNKIEIVQGEAFFASEDTVRVITEDSSTPYKFKKAIIATGSTPIEIPSFKWSKRVLSSTGALALPEVPKKLVVIGGGYIGMELGTAYANFDTEVVVVEGASDILSGFEPQMTQIVKKKLKQKGNVTIHTNALAKGVEETEDGVTVKFEVNGEEQSVEADYVLVTVGRRPNTGDIGLENAEVKISDRGIIEIDDQCKTSNENIYAIGDIVPGPPLAHKASYEAKVAAEAAAGKPAYLDYSAIPAVVFTDPELATVGYTEPLAKEEGLEITVSKFPFAANGRALALDEPDGFMKLITRKEDGLLIGAQIAGTGASDMIAELGLAIEAGMTAEDIALTIHAHPSLGEMAMEAAEIAMGMPIHVVK from the coding sequence ATGGTAGTAGGAGAATTCGCACAAGAAACTGATTTGCTTGTCATCGGCGCCGGTCCTGGTGGATACGTCGCAGCCATCCGTGGCGCACAACTCGGCCTTAAAGTCACGATCGTCGAAAAAGGAAACTTTGGTGGCGTCTGCTTGAACGTCGGTTGTATCCCATCGAAAGCATTGATCACTGCTGGTCACAACTTCCAGCACGCAAAAGGTCACTCTTCAATGGGGATCACGTCTGACAACGTGTCAGTCGACTTCACAAAAGTCCAAGACTGGAAACAGTCGGTCGTCAACAAGTTGACTGGCGGCGTCAAAGGCCTTTTGAAAGGTAACAAGATTGAAATCGTTCAAGGTGAAGCTTTCTTCGCATCTGAAGACACAGTTCGTGTCATCACAGAAGACAGCTCGACTCCTTACAAGTTCAAAAAAGCGATTATCGCGACTGGTTCAACACCAATCGAGATCCCATCGTTCAAATGGTCAAAACGCGTCCTTTCTTCAACTGGCGCATTGGCTCTTCCTGAAGTACCGAAGAAACTTGTCGTCATCGGCGGCGGATACATCGGTATGGAGCTCGGTACAGCGTACGCGAACTTCGATACAGAAGTCGTTGTCGTTGAAGGCGCAAGCGACATCTTGTCTGGCTTCGAGCCACAAATGACGCAAATCGTCAAAAAGAAACTCAAACAAAAAGGTAACGTCACGATTCACACGAACGCTCTTGCAAAAGGCGTCGAGGAAACAGAAGACGGCGTAACAGTTAAGTTTGAAGTGAACGGCGAAGAGCAGTCTGTTGAAGCGGACTACGTCCTCGTCACAGTCGGCCGTCGTCCAAACACTGGCGACATCGGTCTCGAAAACGCCGAAGTGAAAATCAGCGACCGCGGCATCATCGAAATCGACGACCAGTGCAAAACGTCGAACGAAAACATCTACGCAATCGGCGACATCGTACCAGGACCACCGCTCGCGCACAAAGCTTCTTACGAAGCGAAAGTCGCAGCGGAGGCAGCTGCCGGTAAGCCAGCTTACCTCGACTACTCAGCAATCCCAGCGGTCGTCTTCACTGACCCTGAACTTGCGACAGTCGGTTATACGGAGCCACTCGCAAAAGAAGAAGGACTTGAGATCACTGTATCGAAATTCCCATTCGCAGCGAACGGCCGTGCCCTCGCTCTCGACGAGCCAGACGGCTTCATGAAGCTCATCACGCGTAAAGAGGACGGTCTCTTGATCGGTGCTCAAATCGCGGGAACTGGCGCTTCAGATATGATCGCCGAGCTTGGTCTCGCTATCGAAGCAGGCATGACTGCAGAAGATATCGCGCTTACAATCCACGCTCACCCATCACTCGGTGAGATGGCAATGGAAGCGGCAGAAATCGCAATGGGTATGCCAATCCACGTCGTTAAATAA
- a CDS encoding dihydrolipoamide acetyltransferase family protein, whose translation MAVFEFKLPDIGEGIHEGEIVKWFVKAGDTVKEDDILLEVQNDKAVVEIPAPVDGTVKDVKVSEGTVAVVGDVLITFDIEGDAPAGEEEAAPEQPKAEEKTEDVKEDVKEDGPREVQLHKSERVIAMPSIRKYAREKGVDIREVQGSGDNGRVLKEDIDAFANGEAPAAEATTEKTESVAPAAAAKTEIKPYESATPELETREKIRGIRKAISKAMVNSKHTAPHVTLMDEVDVTKLVALRKEFKQVAADQGVKLTYLPFVVKALTAAAKAYPAINASIDDVNEEIVYKNYYNIGIAADTDNGLVVPVVKEADRKSIYALATNINELAGKAREGKLAGDDMKGGSITITNIGSAGGQWFTPVINHPEVAILGIGRIAEKAVVKDGEIVAAPVLALSFSFDHRLIDGATAQNALNMVKRLLQDPALLMMEG comes from the coding sequence GTGGCAGTATTTGAATTTAAATTACCAGACATCGGTGAAGGAATTCACGAAGGTGAAATCGTCAAGTGGTTCGTAAAAGCAGGGGACACAGTAAAAGAAGATGACATTCTTCTTGAAGTTCAAAACGACAAAGCCGTCGTTGAGATCCCTGCTCCAGTTGATGGAACAGTAAAAGACGTTAAAGTCTCTGAAGGTACAGTTGCGGTCGTCGGCGACGTCCTCATCACGTTCGATATCGAAGGTGACGCGCCAGCTGGCGAAGAAGAAGCAGCTCCTGAACAGCCAAAAGCTGAAGAGAAAACAGAAGACGTGAAAGAAGACGTGAAAGAAGACGGCCCGCGTGAAGTTCAACTTCACAAATCGGAGCGCGTCATCGCAATGCCTTCAATCCGCAAGTACGCTCGTGAAAAAGGCGTCGACATCCGTGAAGTCCAAGGTTCTGGCGACAACGGCCGCGTCTTGAAAGAAGACATCGATGCATTCGCAAACGGTGAAGCGCCAGCAGCAGAAGCTACAACAGAGAAAACAGAATCTGTAGCTCCAGCAGCAGCAGCGAAAACGGAAATCAAGCCTTACGAGTCAGCTACACCTGAACTCGAAACGCGCGAGAAAATCCGTGGCATCCGTAAAGCAATCTCGAAAGCAATGGTCAACTCGAAACACACAGCTCCACACGTTACACTCATGGACGAAGTCGACGTCACGAAACTCGTTGCACTCCGTAAAGAGTTCAAACAAGTGGCTGCTGACCAAGGCGTGAAACTCACGTACTTGCCGTTCGTCGTAAAAGCGTTGACAGCTGCAGCGAAAGCTTACCCAGCCATCAACGCGTCAATCGACGATGTCAACGAAGAAATCGTCTACAAAAACTACTACAACATCGGTATCGCTGCTGATACGGACAACGGTCTCGTTGTACCTGTCGTCAAAGAAGCAGACCGTAAATCAATCTATGCACTCGCTACAAACATCAATGAGCTTGCCGGTAAAGCACGTGAAGGCAAACTTGCTGGGGACGACATGAAAGGCGGATCGATCACAATCACGAACATCGGTTCAGCTGGTGGACAATGGTTCACACCTGTCATTAACCACCCAGAAGTTGCGATTCTCGGTATCGGCCGCATTGCTGAAAAAGCTGTCGTCAAAGACGGCGAAATCGTCGCGGCTCCAGTCCTCGCGCTTTCATTCAGCTTTGACCACCGCCTCATCGACGGTGCGACTGCTCAAAACGCACTCAACATGGTGAAACGCTTGCTTCAAGATCCAGCACTTCTAATGATGGAGGGATAA
- a CDS encoding alpha-ketoacid dehydrogenase subunit beta, with protein MAQMTMIQAITDAMRVEMKRDEKVLLFGEDVGKNGGVFRATEGLQDEFGEDRVFDTPLAESGIGGLAIGLSLTGFRPIMEVQFFGFVFEVFDSVAAQMARMRYRSGGAYSQPVTIRSPFGGGVKTPELHADSLEGLMAQTPGLKVVIPSTPYDAKGLLIASIRDNDPVVFLEHMKLYRSFRGEVPEGDYTIELGKADVKREGTDVSIITYGAMVHTSLKAAEELEKENINVEVIDLMTVSPLDIDTIVESVKKTGRAIVVQEAQRQAGIAANVVTEIQERAILHLEAPVLRVTAPDTVFAFAQGEDAWLPDHKDVVAKVKEVINF; from the coding sequence ATGGCTCAAATGACAATGATCCAAGCGATTACTGATGCGATGCGCGTTGAAATGAAGCGCGACGAGAAAGTACTTCTCTTCGGAGAAGACGTTGGTAAAAACGGTGGGGTCTTCCGTGCAACGGAAGGACTTCAAGATGAGTTCGGCGAAGACCGCGTCTTCGATACGCCACTCGCTGAGTCTGGTATCGGTGGTCTTGCAATCGGTCTTAGCCTCACAGGCTTCCGTCCGATCATGGAAGTTCAATTCTTCGGATTCGTCTTCGAAGTGTTCGACTCAGTCGCTGCTCAAATGGCACGTATGCGTTACCGTTCAGGCGGCGCTTACAGCCAACCGGTTACAATCCGTTCACCATTCGGTGGCGGTGTTAAAACACCAGAACTTCACGCGGATAGCCTTGAAGGCTTGATGGCTCAGACACCTGGTCTTAAAGTCGTCATCCCGTCAACGCCATACGATGCAAAAGGTCTTTTGATCGCATCGATCCGTGACAACGACCCAGTCGTATTCCTCGAGCACATGAAGCTTTACCGTTCATTCCGTGGCGAAGTTCCAGAAGGCGACTACACGATCGAGCTTGGAAAAGCTGACGTGAAACGCGAAGGAACTGACGTTTCGATCATCACTTACGGTGCAATGGTCCATACGTCACTTAAAGCGGCAGAAGAGCTCGAAAAAGAAAACATTAACGTCGAAGTAATCGACCTCATGACAGTTAGCCCGCTTGATATCGACACAATCGTCGAGTCAGTTAAAAAGACTGGCCGCGCAATCGTCGTTCAAGAAGCACAACGTCAAGCAGGGATTGCGGCAAACGTTGTAACTGAAATTCAAGAACGCGCAATTCTTCACCTCGAGGCACCAGTGCTTCGTGTAACTGCACCAGACACTGTCTTCGCTTTCGCACAAGGTGAAGACGCATGGTTACCTGACCATAAAGATGTCGTTGCAAAAGTTAAGGAAGTTATCAACTTCTGA
- the pdhA gene encoding pyruvate dehydrogenase (acetyl-transferring) E1 component subunit alpha: MNNVQVLQNVEENFQTFRILDEKGEVVNQDAMPDVTDEQLQELMRRMVYTRIWDQRAISLNRQGRLGFYAPVAGQEATMIGTQYALDKQDWILPGYRDIPQLVFHGLPLYQAFLFSRGHVAGNRIPEDVNVLMPQIIIGAQIIQTAGVAMGLKRNGNTNVAITYTGDGGSSQGDFYEGLNFAGAFKSPAIFVVQNNRFAISTPVEKQTAAKTIAQKAVAAGINGIQVDGMDVLAVLAATQQARKDALDGTPTLIEALTYRYGPHTLAGDDPTRYRTKELDTEYQEKDPLVRFRLFLEGKKLWNEDMENEVIEQAKADVKEAISLADKEPKQKVSDFINNMFETLPSNLKEQLEEYTAKESK; this comes from the coding sequence ATGAACAACGTTCAGGTACTTCAAAACGTGGAAGAGAACTTCCAAACGTTCCGTATTCTCGACGAGAAGGGCGAGGTCGTCAACCAAGACGCAATGCCCGATGTAACGGACGAGCAACTCCAGGAGCTTATGCGCCGCATGGTCTATACTCGAATCTGGGACCAACGTGCCATCTCGCTCAACCGTCAAGGACGCTTAGGTTTCTATGCGCCAGTGGCTGGTCAAGAAGCAACGATGATCGGGACGCAATACGCGCTCGACAAACAAGACTGGATCCTTCCAGGCTACCGTGATATCCCACAACTTGTATTCCACGGACTTCCGCTTTATCAAGCGTTCTTGTTCTCACGTGGTCACGTAGCGGGTAACCGTATCCCTGAAGACGTCAATGTCTTGATGCCACAAATCATCATCGGCGCACAAATCATCCAAACTGCGGGTGTGGCGATGGGCCTCAAACGCAACGGCAACACAAACGTCGCCATTACTTACACGGGTGACGGTGGTTCATCACAAGGTGACTTCTACGAAGGCTTGAACTTCGCAGGTGCATTCAAATCACCAGCTATCTTCGTCGTTCAAAACAACCGCTTCGCGATCTCGACACCTGTTGAGAAGCAAACTGCAGCTAAAACGATCGCGCAAAAAGCTGTCGCAGCGGGAATCAACGGAATCCAAGTTGACGGAATGGACGTTCTTGCTGTCCTCGCCGCAACACAACAAGCGCGTAAAGACGCACTTGATGGAACTCCGACGCTCATCGAAGCACTCACATATCGTTACGGACCACATACGCTCGCAGGGGATGACCCAACGCGTTACCGTACAAAAGAACTCGACACAGAGTACCAAGAAAAAGATCCACTCGTTCGTTTCCGCCTCTTCCTCGAAGGCAAGAAGCTTTGGAACGAAGACATGGAAAACGAAGTCATCGAACAAGCGAAAGCAGACGTGAAAGAAGCGATCAGCCTCGCAGACAAAGAACCAAAACAAAAAGTTTCGGACTTCATCAACAACATGTTCGAAACACTTCCTTCAAACTTGAAAGAGCAGCTTGAAGAATATACAGCAAAGGAGTCGAAGTAA
- the def gene encoding peptide deformylase — protein MLTMKDVIREGDERLRTRSIEVPVPPTAEDLALLDEMETFLVNSQDPEISEKYELRGGVGIAAPQLGVNRRFFTVLLHEEEETFKLSIFNPKITSHSVEQTYLNGGEGCLSVDRVVKGNVPRHRRITIEGFDRDGAPIKLRLRGMRAIVCQHELDHLDGVLFYDRINPTNPLETYGEPI, from the coding sequence ATGTTAACGATGAAAGATGTGATTCGTGAAGGAGACGAGCGGCTCCGCACCCGTTCAATCGAGGTCCCGGTCCCACCAACGGCAGAAGACCTTGCCTTACTCGACGAGATGGAGACGTTCCTCGTCAATAGCCAGGACCCCGAGATCAGCGAAAAGTATGAACTTCGCGGAGGTGTCGGCATCGCCGCGCCCCAGCTCGGCGTGAACCGACGTTTCTTCACGGTCCTGCTCCACGAAGAAGAAGAGACATTCAAACTATCGATTTTCAATCCGAAAATCACGAGCCATTCGGTCGAGCAGACGTACTTAAACGGCGGTGAAGGCTGTTTATCTGTCGACCGCGTCGTCAAAGGCAACGTACCCCGCCATCGTCGCATCACGATTGAAGGATTCGACCGTGACGGTGCCCCAATCAAATTGCGTCTCCGTGGGATGCGCGCCATCGTCTGTCAGCATGAGCTCGATCATTTGGATGGGGTCTTGTTCTACGACCGCATCAATCCGACCAACCCGTTAGAGACCTACGGTGAACCGATTTGA
- a CDS encoding alpha/beta hydrolase codes for MTSLKKKALLFLFPFLFLLIGGCVRIEYDATVHYDQSVTLETTYAFRDHPVMKLLNLRLDWDTWKQQANENGYATRDYSSEDDYEGMVLKKTFENVDDLQNIKEEWKTGPAGILVPPDMKFDVEKEDGIWFDSYVMNTNLDLRLDRVDLPGLNLSGSPKELAERYVRQADIRFNLTVPTGVFVEDGTGLDVRSMKHVEWQVYGGRQNNMTLVAHVPNVKAWIITSVITVVLGLVAFFVWRKYRQNVGNPDKTSIRSRIFGGFILVLTLTLIIVTIREELTTERKSEAIRQAAQTDEFIPTFAVHGLLGTDRTFLRFSQYMEQRGLAKDGALCTVTVKGAVDCVINDYSSNRPIVRIEYEDAEASLNNQTKWLNLAIERYKQDRNRSFERMYLIGHSMGGVAAANYILNQDEYIVDKFVTYDSPFAGTRLANFGLSASNFGINTGSPAIRDLSPSSDGLQAFQEKLETWPRSVQVFSFSGRGGEFNLIEPASSLLLEEYTNNIETETVPYDHFSLHRKTDVLRDTGRFLYEFTNEFNPVETN; via the coding sequence GTGACAAGTTTGAAAAAAAAGGCGCTGTTGTTCCTATTCCCATTTTTATTTCTTTTAATCGGTGGATGTGTTCGGATCGAGTATGATGCCACCGTCCACTACGATCAGTCGGTCACGTTAGAGACAACGTACGCCTTCCGCGACCACCCGGTCATGAAGCTTCTCAATTTGCGGCTCGATTGGGATACATGGAAACAACAAGCGAATGAGAACGGCTATGCGACACGTGACTATTCGAGTGAGGACGATTACGAGGGCATGGTGTTGAAGAAGACGTTCGAGAACGTCGACGACCTTCAAAACATTAAAGAAGAATGGAAGACCGGCCCGGCCGGCATTCTCGTCCCACCCGATATGAAGTTTGATGTCGAAAAAGAAGATGGGATTTGGTTTGATTCTTACGTCATGAACACGAACCTCGACCTCCGGCTCGACCGCGTCGATTTGCCGGGTCTGAATTTGAGCGGCTCCCCGAAAGAGCTGGCTGAACGCTATGTTCGCCAAGCCGATATCCGGTTCAATCTGACCGTGCCGACCGGGGTGTTCGTCGAAGACGGCACTGGGCTTGATGTCCGGTCGATGAAACATGTCGAGTGGCAAGTGTATGGCGGTCGCCAAAACAATATGACGCTCGTCGCCCACGTACCGAACGTCAAGGCATGGATCATCACAAGCGTCATCACCGTCGTTCTTGGCTTGGTCGCTTTCTTTGTCTGGCGGAAGTATCGTCAAAACGTCGGTAATCCGGACAAGACGTCGATTCGTTCTCGCATCTTCGGCGGCTTCATCCTCGTCTTGACCCTCACCTTGATTATCGTGACGATTCGAGAAGAGTTGACGACGGAACGGAAATCTGAGGCGATTCGCCAGGCGGCGCAGACGGACGAGTTCATCCCGACGTTCGCCGTTCACGGTTTACTCGGGACCGACCGCACTTTCCTTCGCTTCTCGCAGTATATGGAACAGCGCGGACTGGCGAAAGATGGTGCGCTCTGTACGGTGACGGTGAAAGGCGCGGTCGATTGCGTCATCAATGACTACAGCTCGAACCGACCAATCGTCCGCATCGAATATGAGGATGCCGAGGCATCGCTCAACAATCAGACCAAGTGGTTAAATCTTGCCATCGAACGCTATAAACAGGACCGAAACCGTTCGTTCGAACGGATGTATTTGATCGGTCACAGCATGGGCGGTGTGGCGGCAGCGAACTATATCTTGAATCAAGATGAATACATCGTCGATAAGTTCGTGACGTACGATAGTCCGTTCGCCGGGACACGCCTCGCCAACTTCGGTCTGTCCGCCAGTAATTTCGGAATCAATACCGGCAGTCCGGCCATCCGGGATTTGTCCCCGAGTTCTGACGGGCTGCAGGCGTTCCAAGAAAAACTGGAGACGTGGCCACGCTCTGTCCAAGTGTTCTCCTTCTCGGGACGCGGCGGCGAGTTCAACTTGATTGAGCCAGCAAGTTCGCTCTTGCTCGAGGAGTATACGAACAATATCGAGACGGAAACCGTCCCGTACGATCACTTCTCGCTCCACCGGAAGACAGACGTGCTGCGAGACACGGGCAGGTTCCTGTACGAGTTCACGAACGAATTCAATCCAGTCGAAACGAATTGA
- a CDS encoding phospholipase D family protein, protein MERPKRKKGWVKWGLAAFALLFLITMIYHQVKPLPDGVSRASEPVAISDDQIEFLYDLTYQGKDTEVNEQEIFQDVERSIREAREYIVMDFFLFNPYSNEDRQYPDITASLSSALLEQMKAYPDMNVVLITDEINTTYNGHAADHLDVLKEAGAEIVYTNLDALRDPNILYSTLYRIGFQWFGDSQNGWLPNPMAKSAPEITIRSYLRLLNVKANHRKVMVTENDGFVLSANPHDASGYHSNVGVRLDGPILADILEGEEAIATFSKGDAERFPSEEKLANLRDEPSEGPMQIRYVTESKIQDAVVKAMEEAESGDTLWIGMFYLADRNIIQAIHEAAERGVFVKLILDPNTNAFGRDKSGLPNLPVAAELNTVNPEQIEIRWYEVGEEQYHPKMLYVEGDRRVVVIGSGNYTTRNMNDYNLEADVEVVTTEETAFIREVDGYFKRLWNNEQGTYTLAYDEIQTDLPIGKYVIYWLQKLTWTMTY, encoded by the coding sequence ATGGAACGACCAAAACGGAAGAAGGGGTGGGTGAAATGGGGGCTTGCCGCTTTTGCTTTACTTTTCCTCATCACGATGATTTACCATCAAGTCAAACCGTTGCCGGACGGCGTGTCACGCGCGTCGGAACCGGTCGCGATTTCCGATGACCAAATCGAATTTTTATATGATTTGACGTATCAAGGGAAAGACACAGAAGTGAACGAGCAAGAGATTTTTCAAGACGTCGAGCGGTCAATCCGCGAGGCACGGGAATATATCGTCATGGACTTTTTCTTATTCAACCCATATTCGAATGAAGACCGACAATATCCAGACATCACGGCCAGTCTATCATCGGCCTTGCTCGAACAGATGAAAGCCTATCCGGACATGAACGTCGTCTTGATCACCGATGAGATCAATACGACGTATAACGGTCATGCGGCCGACCATTTGGATGTGTTGAAGGAAGCGGGCGCCGAGATCGTCTACACGAACCTCGATGCGCTCCGCGATCCGAACATCTTGTACTCGACGCTATATCGCATCGGGTTCCAATGGTTTGGGGACAGTCAGAACGGTTGGTTGCCGAACCCGATGGCCAAATCGGCTCCGGAAATCACGATTCGATCGTATTTACGGCTCTTGAACGTGAAAGCGAACCACCGCAAAGTGATGGTGACCGAGAATGACGGTTTCGTCTTATCGGCCAATCCGCATGATGCGAGCGGATATCACTCGAACGTCGGGGTGCGGCTCGACGGTCCGATTTTAGCGGACATCCTTGAAGGGGAGGAAGCGATTGCGACGTTCTCGAAAGGGGACGCCGAACGCTTCCCGAGCGAGGAGAAACTCGCGAATCTGCGCGACGAGCCGTCGGAAGGGCCGATGCAAATTCGCTACGTTACAGAATCCAAGATTCAGGACGCCGTCGTCAAGGCGATGGAAGAAGCGGAGTCAGGCGATACGCTTTGGATCGGCATGTTCTACTTGGCCGACCGTAATATCATTCAAGCCATTCATGAGGCCGCCGAGCGCGGCGTCTTCGTCAAACTGATTCTCGATCCGAACACGAACGCGTTCGGGCGCGACAAGTCAGGATTGCCGAACTTGCCGGTTGCAGCGGAATTGAACACGGTCAATCCGGAACAAATCGAGATTCGATGGTACGAAGTCGGGGAAGAACAATATCATCCGAAGATGCTGTACGTAGAAGGGGACCGTCGCGTCGTCGTCATCGGGTCAGGGAACTATACGACCCGGAACATGAACGACTACAATCTTGAGGCGGACGTCGAAGTCGTCACGACGGAGGAGACAGCATTCATCCGCGAGGTCGACGGGTACTTCAAGCGTCTCTGGAACAACGAGCAGGGGACGTATACGCTCGCCTACGATGAGATTCAGACCGATTTGCCGATTGGAAAGTATGTGATTTATTGGCTCCAGAAACTCACCTGGACGATGACCTACTGA